AGGTACTCCATCACCCATACTCGTGCTGTACCATCAAAACTAGTTGAAGCCAACAACGAATTATCTTCACTAAATTCTAGATCAGTAATTTTAGCTGAATGTCCAGTTAACCTTCTAATTTGCTTTCCTTCTTTCATATCCCAAAGAATCACATCACCTTCCTCATCTCCAATGGCTATGATATCTCCTTTCTTATTGAAGGAAATAGCATGTACTGGAGCTCCATCCTTGATATAAAGTGATTTTTCTTCGTTTTCATTTTCAAGATCCCAGAGATAAACGCTTCCAGACTCACTACCACCAGCTAGGTATCTGCCATCAGGGCTCAAAGCCAATGCTTTAACTCTTGAAGCGACTCTCGCTATTTCAGTATTGGTCTTGAAGTTATTCATCCGAATAACTTTGTCACCAGAAGAAGAGATAAATCCTTTTTCATTTGCTAAAAACACCAAATCAAATACTGTCCCTGAATGACCTGATAAGGCTTTTGGCTCCCCTCCTTTATTTTTCAAATCGTAGAGTAAAATCTGATCATCCTCGCTACCTACGGCCAGCCAGCGTTCATTTGGATCCAAATCTACTACTCGATTAACTGCATTATTATCTATAAGAACCTTGCTCGTCTTTTTGTCATTGGTCATATCCCAAAACAAGAGCTTCCCATCACTTCCTGCTGAGAACAAATGATCTCCATCATTAGCAAACCTTACGGAACGTACAGCATTACCAGCCACATGCCCTTTATAATGGTTGAATATGTCTGTGGAATCAGTAAACAATAGCTCCTTATAAGCATAATATACACCAGAGTAAATATCAGCATTATAATCCTTCACCCCATGTTCCTTATCAAATTTCCAAGCTTGTCTTGCAATCAATGCTTTTTGCTCCACATCATCATCAATACCTTTGGATTTAATCGCCATAGAGTTGGCAATTGCCTGATAACGAAGCGCTTGCGCCTGTAGCCTAGCTAGCTCAGCACGATTGGCGTTATCCTCAGCAAGTTTAGTTTGCTTTTTAGCCTCTTCGGCATTTGCCTCAGCTAATTTTTGTTGTTCGACTGCTCTGGCCTGAGCTTGAACTGCTAGCTTTCTTTGCTCTTCTGCTTTTTGCTTTTCAAGTTCCGCTTGCTGTCGAGCAATATCTGCTTTTTCTTTTTCTTCCTCAGCTCTTCTTTGCTCAATAAGCGCTCTAGCTGCTGCCTCTGTAGCTTTCTTTTCCTGTTCTAGAGCTTTCGCCTCGTTTTCCTCAGCCTTCTTCAAGTTTAATTCTGCCAACAAAGTCTGCTTAGTTGCTTCCTCCGCCTTGATGTTTGCAAACACTACAAAGAAAATACACACCAACATAGCAAAACCTAGCACCATGGCAACAATCCTTGATCGCTGTAGCGCTCTTTTTTGTAAGAGCTCCTTATTTCGCTGTTCAGTTTCGTACGCCTTTTTACTGGTTTCCAAGAAAACCATTGTTCGCTCAAAGGCTGGATCATAACGCTGTCCCCAAACTAAGGTCGGCTTGTTTTCTTCTTGCCAGTTGAGTGCCAATTGTAGATCAGGCATCTTCCACAGACCAGCTCTACCTAACTGAAAACGCTCAGCAGATTCCGCCAATTTCAAATACATCTCAGCAGATCTTGATTCCTCATCCAACCAAGATTTTAATCTCGTCCAGATCCTCATCAATGATTCATGAGAAATATCAATTACAGTATCCGAATCCAATCTAATCCCATGTGGGGGCATTAATAGCGTCCTACCAGGTTCACGGAACTTATCTACTACACGAGTTACTTCTTCTTCATTCACACCAGAAATGGCGGCAATAGTAGACAGTTTCGTCGGACGTCTAATTCCGGACGTCTCCGTACCTCTTTCGGTCAATGCCTTAAACATAGATTCGCATATTTGCTGCTCACGTTTAGACAGCGAATCAAAAGCTTCATTCGCATGCTGAGAAAGTGCTTCCCTCAACGTACCTATTGCATTGTAATGCTTTAGGTCCATTGGTTCGCCTTCTTTCTTATATTCTTTCCAGAATTGCCAAGTACGCATTAAGGCATGTTGCAAAATTGGTAGCTGATCCGGATTGTCTCCTACGTCATTAAGTAACTGCTGAGTCAAACGAGGGGCTATTTTACCTCCTCCAACAGCCACAGGACCTTCAATAGCCAATCGCTTTTGATCTCTTGTCATTTGAGGGATCAAATAGTGACTGTCGTTGATCATTTGGGTAAGATCTGGGAAAGCCGCACAATCACCAATAAAATCAGAACGCATAGTCAGCGCCACATAGATCGGTGCATCGTATTGATGAACTGCTTCTAACAGCAGATTTACAAATGCCGAAGATTCATCCAAATCTGAAGACAAGGTCTCTAATTTTTTATATCTAAAAAGCTCTTCAAACTGATCGACAAGAACCAAGACATTTTCTTGATCAGATGATTTTAGCTGTTTTACCGCTTCTATTAAACCCAGAGAACTACTTCGAAGTACCGTCGAGGTAATAGTCTTTCTAATCAGTTGTTCCTCATCATCAAGATCATTATACACCTGATCTTTCTTTAATAGAGCCTCCGCCAAATTGTCGATGGGACCACCACCAGGGCGGGTAACCACAATTCGCCAGTTAGACCCTGCTTGCGTCATGAATCCTCCATAAAGTGTAGGAATCAAACCACAATACATTAAAGAAGACTTGCCACTACCAGACGCTCCAAGAATACCAACAAATTTATTCTCAGAGAGCTTCATCAGTACCTCATCGCTTTGTCCTTCACGGCCAAAGAATAAATGACTCTCCTCTATTCCAAAAGGCCTTAGGCCTGGAAATGGGTCAACAAACTGCGTAATATCAGCTTGTTGTTCTTGTCCGATTTCTAATTCTTTTTCGCTCATTAGTCTTGTAGTTTAGCTAAAAAGGGTTCTATTTTTTTTGGTTCAAACGTCCCATCTCCCAAAACCAGGGTACCTGAGTTATTTACCAAATTATTCACCTTACTGTTATCTTCCGTAAAAATTGCAGTGGCTTTCATCGGCTTGGTTCTTCCAAAGCCAGGAGCTTTTAATAAATCCTGCATTTTTGTTCTTATCCATTCTGGCGAAGACTTGCCAAAGTAGATCAAAGATGCATCACAACGTCTTAAGTTTTCCTGATGCAAATATCTTAAATCCATGAGGTCACCTTCAAACATTGAGGTGACCACACTAAAACCTTTCTCTTTCAAACAGTCCATAACAGGCTTCACTGCGTCACTGTCTAATTGATCACAGATTAAATAGATCAAATTCCCATCCTCTGGCAACTGTTCATCTACCTCAATTTCTTTTGCTTTGAAGCGACCTCCAGTTACAAGTTCTTCTCTGATAATAGACTTTAACTCTTGCAATGGAATTTGTAAAACTTCTGCTTCATCTAGTGATGCCGCATCACTCTTAAGGTCCTCAATGAATATCTTCTGTCGTTCACTAACATTTTTCAAATCTGGTGAAAGCCAGATTAAACGACTAAATTTCTCTCCTCCCCCATGCTTTACATTGTAATCGTGAATGTCATGAGTATGCTTGGATGCAATTTGATTTTGAATATCCACAACAGAGAGCTCAGAACCTGCTGGCTTATAGCCATAATCTTCTCCTATAAGGTGAATTGAAAGACAACATCTATCCAAATCCTGCTTGATCAACGGCTCCAAAGCATGCACATCTTTGGGTAAAGATTGATCTGGCAATACCCTATACCCATGTCTTATTAGCTCTCTCTTGACAGTGTCTCTTTGAATAATCATATCCACACCAGAATTAGCTAAATAAATGGTCTTATCTTTTCCTACTTCTTTTTCTTCCTTCTTTTTTGTGCCGAGTTCTTCGAGCTTAGTCTGAATTTGGTAAATGTCATAAGACATATCCACCATTTTCATCCAGTAGCTTCTTTCAGCTTCATTTCCAAAGAATCTTTTAAACTCTTGAGGTTCCCCGGTCAAAGGATCAATATGAAAGAAATCATACGATAGAATATCTGAATATTCAGGTAAAAACTCATCCACATCAATCGGAAACTTGATCACTTTGAATAGTCTAGATAGGCCTACCATTGAAAGTGTATTACTTTCTTTAGCCGTACTTGCGAAAAGATTCACTCCATTAATCAAGGTTGGATTGTTTAGAAAGTCTTTCGACAGAATCGACACTAGTACGCCACTTGAAGAATATAAATCTACATGACTATCATTCTCCGACACCATTTTTATATTCGGTTGTTTTCCCGAAACCTGCTCTAAGAGCGTAGTAAGAAACTTATAAAAATTAGTCACCCAACCTTTACTAGATCCACCTCCTATAGGTTGATCATCAGCGGTATGATAGGCAAGCAATATTTCTTGTTCGATATTCATTGGCTCAATATTTTGTTAGCTGGTTTTAATGGAATATTGATTCTTCTACTTCTTCTGCAATTTCTGCTTCATTAACGATGGTTAAAATTCCATCCACCATTTCTATATTTCTTGATACAGCATCGTACAACTCACCTTTCTCTATTGTGAGCAGTAAACTCTCTGTGTCTGATACCAAGGAATATGGGCTAGCATCCGATGCAAGGATTAGTTTATGTCCTATAATATCCTTTTTCTCTAAATCCTTAACATCACCATTTTCGTAAGTGGCCTTCAATTTCCCTTTAATTACAATATAAACGGGAGCATCACCTGAATCCCCCATCTCCATTATGGTGGTGTTAGGCTCAACCATTATTTCCTCAAATCTTTTGGCCAAATCCAAAAGGATTACTCCTGGGATATCCATGAAAGACGGTATTTGCTTAAGCAAAATGGCCCGCTCTATAATTAATAGTTTTTGATGGAATTTCTCCTCATTAGACTTAAAAACAGGAGGCACAATCGCCTTATCTAGTTTTTTCTTTACAGAGCCCTTCAAGCGTTTGGTGTGATATTGGTATTGATCCTGATCCAACTTGTAAATAACAGCGGCTGCTGTCTGAACCATCGTATCATCAGGATTAAACAAATTGGCAATTAGGTCGTCTGTTACACGCTGTCCTCTCATTAAGGTCAATTTGTACATCGCCAGACATTTCGTCCACTTGTTGATATTATTATAGTCCCTGTTTACAATCTGAAGAAGCAAATCGGAATAATCTTCAAAACTCTCTGGAGGATAGAAATCATGAAGCTTTACCAATTTATCTTTTGGATCATCATCGTCCAAAACAGCCGTCAGCTTAGGACGGAGAATTTCATCTACGAATATCCCTAGCATTTCAATTCCAAAAGAAACACTATCTGTCGTACCCACCTCAATATTGTCTCTTACAAGCTTAATACTTTGCGCATCGTAAATCATGGCAAGTAGCATAAACAAGTGCTCGTAGTTCTTTTTGTTTTCTTCTTCAAAAGCCTGGACGATGAACTTATCAAAGGCATCGTCTCTGGGGATTTCCAACAAAGCCTTAATGTTCCAGGTCAAATCACTAATGGTACTATCAATCGCTAGTTTTATTCTGGCAGCATGGAAATCTTTGGCTTCAAAGCCAATAAAACTCAATGAAAGTAATAATTCAGAAATAATATTTTTATCTGGAAAGTCAATTTTCTTCCAAAGCATTTCGATTGCTTGCTTTCCTCCCACCTTACCAAAAATCTGCATAATTCGGATCATGGCATCGAGTTCCTGACCTGTTTTGTAAAAAGCAGAATCTATGGCATGAAACATGGTTTCTCCAGAAGAAATCAATGCAGAATCAGCTACATTACTGTATGCGGGTAAATGAAGGTTTTCTATCAAAATCGACCAAAACTCCGGTCGTTTTAACTTGCCTGCACTGACCATGGCGGCCTTTCTTACTGCAGGGTTGATGTCTCGCAAAAGCTCAACTAGGAACGGAACAAACTTGTCATCTTCTAATTTGGCCAATGACCGAGCTGCATAAATTCTGTCCTGAATGTCAGTAGATCTTACTAGTTTTTTTATTCCCACTTCAGTAAGCTCGTAATCCACCATTTCCTTCAAGGCTTTGATGGTCTCAATCCCTATTCGTTTGACATCTTCGTCCTCTTCCTTTCTAATCTCTCTTGCTAAAATCTCAAGTGTATTAAAACTCTTAAGTTCATTCAATCTCTGATAGGCGTAAATTCTAATGTGCTTATGCTCAGACCGAATGAAATCCAACAATGAGTAGTCCAGCATAATTGGCTCCATACGTTCAAGAAGCTTTAGCGCATTTAAAATCCTCTCGGGATTTCTCTTACGTAATTCATTCTTTAAAACATTTACCGTATTGTGATCATTTCTTGTTCCAGACCCTTGCAGTTTCGATTTTTGATCCTCCAAGGTCTTTTTCAATTCCTTCTTATACTCTACATATAGCTTGCCCGCATAGAAAATAATCAGACCAGCTAACACCATAATGAAGTAGGCATAATGGATCAACTTAAAGAAAGTCAAAGTACCCAATGCGATTTGCAGTGCACCAGCTGAGAGGACAGCAATTTCATTCACAACACCTTCAACTCTAGATTGAATATCAAATCTAATTTTCACATCGAAGGGTAGGAAGAACAATTTAAATGCGGGGTTTTCCAAAGCATCTTTTAACGAAGAAGTAAACACTTTTCCTACTACCAAAAAGATAAAGAAGAATAGAAAGTCGTCTGTCTTGATATCATACACAAACAAATGCCCAGAAAAGATTGCTCCTAATGTAAAGAGTGCAAGGATCAATGGCATCACCATTAAAGAAACACGTAGACCATACCTGCCAATGATAATATCATTGATAAAACTCTGAATGATGAAACTAAGAAGCATAACAATACCATTCGTAAATGATAAAAATGTCCTTAGCTCTGTTTCATCAGGGTACATAATCTCCGTGGCTGATAAATAGACGAAGTTTGCAAAAACTGCTGAGGCCATTGAGAATACCATAAACACACAAAGCATTCTTAGGTATTTATCTTTGATCAAGTCTAAATAAGTGACTTTTCTTACTTTGGCATCAGTAGGCCTCACTTTGGTGGCAGAATCCAAATTAAAATCTTTAACTATCCAAATAGCAAAAACCAAAATTCCAAAAGCAGCTATCGTTGACATCAAAAGCAGATCATGGGTCTCATTGATCAAACCCAAGGCAGACAAAATTGGAATGGAGAAGAAAGCGATCATAGTCGCTACCAATTGTCCTGTATCAATACCTCCAATAATTCTTTTGGCTTGCTTCAGATCCCAAATTCTACCAAAAACACCCCAAAAAGACAATACAGTAATAGAGATTAGAGGTCCCATCATTACGAAAAGTATAAATGGCAAATAGTGAAACCCTAAATGGTCAGTTCTATAATCTGTATACCAAAAAGCAAATCTGATACTCGCTATAAACAGGAAGACTAAAAAGTAAATTGAAAGTAAAAGAGTGGAAAAGTTAATTTTCTTCTGGAATTGCACGTACAATCCCGCACTAATGATTCCCAATGCTCCCGAAAGAAAGAAAGCTTCTGCCAAGTAGTGCTCTCCTACAGTAGAAACAAACAAAGCTTCCGCTCCAACTGTTAAGCTGGCAATAAAAACACCCATGAAGAATCCCTGACCAAGCAGGAGAAGCATTGGTTTTTCTTCTCCGGGTTCACCGCCAAGAAACGCTAGAAATGATTGTAGCAAAGTTCCGAGTTTATTTAAGTTTATATAATTTTTTAATATAATTTGAATTCCAGCCTATTCCAAGTAAAATTAGATTTTTCCAAGAAATCGCTGGTGTCAAATATAACTTTTTAAAGTTTCAACAAGATGCCCTTTTCACCTCTGTAAAAACCCAACCTTGATCCTGAGCTACCGAATTAAAAACCAAACATAAATAAAATAAACCGTACTATGCAAGGAGAAATAGGTGTATCGAGTAAAAGAAATCTCCTATTCAATAGGTATTTTTACTTACCCTATGATACGTTCAATTTTTCCCTCTTATTATCCTATTTTAAATTTGGATTATACTTCGGATAAATATCTTTTATAAATCATTTTTTGGCAGTCATAAATAGCTTAATTTCGCGCTTAGATAGTTAACCCAAAACTGATTAAACATGCAGCAATATGGATTGATACCAACTACAAATGGTATCGAAACTTCTGGCATTAAAAAAGCCGAAAGCATACACTGGAATCTCACTCCTGCCGAACTAGTTGAGGAGGCCATCAAGAACAACGAAGGACGAATCACAGATACAGGAGCCCTTATGTGCGACACTGGTAAATTTACCGGCCGCTCTCCAAAAGATCGATTTATCGTAGAAGATGCCAAAACGAAAGATACCGTATGGTGGGGAAATGTAAACATCCCTTTTTCCGAGGATCAATTTGATAAACTGCATCAAAAAATGATCTCCTTCTTAGAGGATAAAAAACTCTATGTCAGAGATGCGTATGCTGGAGCGGATAAAACCTATAGGCTGAATTTAAGAGTCATTAACACACTGGCTTGGCAGAACTTGTTTTGCAATAACATGTTCCTGAGACCCGAGCAATATAAGCTCAAAGAGTTCGACCCTAACTTCACCATTATTTGTGCCCCAGAATTCGAAGCTGACCCTGAAGTTGACGGTACACGACAGAGTAACTTTGCGGTAATTAATCTTACCAAAAGAATCATTCTTATCGGCGGCACGGCTTATGCTGGCGAGATGAAGAAGGGCATTTTCTCTGTACTCAACTACATTCTTCCTGAGGAAAGAGGCGTACTATCCATGCATTGCTCCGCCAATATTGGCAAAAAACATCATGACACTGCCATCTTCTTTGGGTTGTCTGGAACAGGTAAAACTACCCTATCTGCCGATCCAAACAGAGGTTTGATTGGAGATGATGAGCATGGATGGACTGAAGACAATGTTTTCAACTTTGAAGGCGGTTGTTATGCTAAGGTGATTGATCTCACGAGAGAAAAAGAACCAGAGATCTATGATGCGATTAAGTTTGGTGCTATCGTTGAAAACACTAGATTTCACGAAAATACAAGTACCGTTGACTATGCCAACGTTTCGGTTACCGAAAACACGAGAACTGCATACCCGATTAACCACATATCAAATGCAGTAGTACCATCAATTGGCGGTATTCCTAAGAACATTTTCTTTTTAACTTGTGATGCTTTTGGCGTGATTCCTCCAGTCTCTAAAATGACTAAAGGACAAGCCATGTACCACTTCATATCAGGCTATACCGCTAAGGTAGCAGGCACTGAAGCAGGAATCACTGAGCCTCAAACAGCTTTTAGTGCATGTTTTGGAGCTCCATTTCTTCCTTTGCACCCTACTAAGTATGCAGAAATGCTTGGTGAGAAAATGGAGAAATACGACGTGAATGTTTGGTTAATTAACACAGGCTGGACTGGTGGGCCTTACGGTGTTGGTTCAAGAATGAAACTTAAATACACAAGAGCTATGATCACTGCTGCGTTGAATGGCACACTAGACAACGTGGGATTCAGAACTCACTCTATTTTCGGGGTTCAAATTCCTTTGACTTGTCCAGATGTCCCATCTGAAGTATTAAGCCCAAGAGAGACCTGGAAGAACGATCAAGGCTACTATAAGAAAGCTAATGACTTAGCAAGACAATTCGTTGAGAACTTTAAAAAGTACAGCGACTTTGCCAACGATGAAATAATGGGAGGCGAGCCAGTGCCAAATCCAAAATATGATTGATTCGGAATTTAAGATTTAATTCACCAAAGCCCTTTCAGAAATGGAAGGGCTTTTTATTTGCTCTATCAAAGCAGCATCCCCACGATGGTAGCTGAGAGCAATGATGCCAATGTACCGCCTAACAAAGCTCTTAACCCTAGCTCAGACAGTAAAACTCGTTTAGATGGCGCCAATCCTCCGATTCCACCTATTTGAATGCCTATAGAGGCAAAATTAGCGAATCCACAGAGCATATAAGTTGACATAATGATTGACTTACTACTAGCAAAAGCTCCTTCGCCTTTTAATCGAGCCAAACTTTCATAACCGACAAATTCACTTGCTATCAACTTCTCTCCTAATAAACGTCCTACAAGTGTAATATCTTCTGAGGCTACGCCAATTAACCACATAATTGGAGCAAATAGGTATCCAAACAAAAATTCAAAACTCAAAGCAGAGTAATTTCCTCCAGTGGCATTAGCTATCCATTCATTTAACCCAAACCAAGAACCTACTTCACCCAAACCAAAATTAACCATAGCGAGAAAAGCAAAGAACACTAACAACATAGCCCCAATATTCAATGCTAGTTTAAGCCCTTCTGTGGTTCCATTGGACATGGCGTCTAATAAATTACTTCCCACGTTGACATGGCTGACTTCCACATTCTCATTGATATTCTCTGTTTGAGGAATCAAGACCTTTGAAATAACTACAGCACCGGGTGCTGCCATAATTGATGCAGCCAATAGATGCTTGGCAAAAAGCAAGCGCTGAACCGGATCATCACCACCAAGAAACCCTATATAAGCAGCTAACACTCCACCTGCAACTGTGGCCATGCCACCAGTCATCACCAACAGCATTTCAGATTTATTCATACGATCTAGATAGGCTTTAATCATTAAGGGTGCCTCCGTTTGACCAAGAAAAATATTCCCAGCCACACTTAAACTCTCTGCCCCACTTAATTTCATTGCTTTGGTCATCAACCAAGCTAAAGCATAAACTACCCGTTGAATAATTCCCAGGTAAAACAATACACTCGTAATAGCAGAGAAAAAGATAACGGTAGGCAGAATTTGTAAAGCAAAAACAAATCCATAGGACTCGATATCCATAAATCCTCGAAACAAGAACTCACTCCCAATTTTGGTGAAATCTAGGATTTTGGTAAAAACTCGCCCTACAATTTCAAACAAGCCTCGTACTAGCGGAATATGCAAAATGGATAGAGCCAAACCCAATTGAATAATCAGACCTGCGCCTACTACTTTCCATGAAATTGCTTTTCGATCTGTACTAAAAACCCAGGCAATAAAAATTAACACTGCCATTCCCAAAAGACCTCTTAATATGGTCCATATACTAGAGGGCTCCTCCTGACCCCCATCCAATGACAATATATTTGCCTTGTCACTACTTGAAGTTTCAGCTTCAATAATAGTTGGCTCAACTTCTTGTATCGCCTCATCAGCTACCGTCTCACTAATTTGACTTATTGAATCAGCTTGATAATTATTTTGAGCCGATACGTTACCCGAAAGGGCAACAATTAGACTCAATACTGCAAATATTTTCTTCATTGTACGCACAAAAAAATTCCAGCCGGATTGACTGGAATTGCAATATAATAATTTCTAAAGCTTTTGATCCAATATTCTATTGAACAACAATACAACCCTCACCTGAAAGTGAAAATTGGCTTGTACCTGATTTGGTTAATTCAAGATTAAATGTTCGACTCAAGATTTCAAGTACCGATTCAACCGGTTGATTATCAAACTTTGCAGAAACCTTACAGTTATGAATTTTTTCATTCGAGACTGAAATTTTCACTCCATATACTTCTTCTAAAGTCCCCAAAACGCTTTGTAGGTCCTGATCTTCGAACTCCACCAACTTGGTCTTCCATGCAAGGTAATTATAATCCTCAATAGTTGATTTTTCAAAACCGACAGCATCTTCAACCAATCGACCTACTTCTCCTGCCACTAGTTGCACTGTATTTGCAACTTTACTCTTCTTTTTGCTTACAGCTACTTTTCCAGTTTTCACAATCACCTCGGTGCTCGAGTTCATAGCAAGCGTATTAACCAAAAATGATGTGCCCAAAACTTCAATTTTAGATTTGTCCGTATTAACTATAAATGGCTTAGTCTCATCTCTTCGTATATCAAAAAAGGCCTTTCCTTGAAGATCTACGTTTCTTGTTTCACCATCAAATTTTTCATTATAAGTCAAAACTGAATTTTGACTCAATGTCACTACAGACCCATCAGGCAAAGTGATAATTTCAAGATTCTCAGAAGCTTCAATAGCAATTTGATTTCCTGAATCTAAAATTTTGTCTTTTCCAAAGAACATCAATCCAATACCCAATACTGCAATGGCCGCATATTTCAGATAGGTCTTAAAACCATGACCCTGTAGCTCTTCATTTGCCCCTTCGATTGCTTCAATTCTATTCATCACAGCATTCAATGCCGCAGACTTATTTACTTCTTGCTCATTACTGAACTTCCACGCCAAATGATACTCTAGAAACTCAGAAGCATTCTTATCACTCTCACTTCTCCACTCTTCAATTTTTCTAGCCTCATCTCTTGAGAGGTTTCCTGAAAAATATTTTACTAACTGCTCTTCCATATTTACGGTTTATATCGCTTACTTAACAAGCACAAAAACAAGTACCCCTATAGCAAACAATGACAAATTTATACATCATGGCGTATATTCAAAAGGCATATATTCTGCCACACGCTCCCAAGACCAGTATCCATACGTCGTAACGGCCAATGGTTCATTAAAAAAGCCCTTTGAGTTGATTGTGACCACGGGTAAATTTAATTTAATAAATGACATCTGGCCGACATTTCGCCCAGCTGAAGTAATGCTTCCGTTCTGAACTGAAGCATTATTATTGTTCATTTGCAATTGGTCAAAAACATAAGCTGCGCTTTCATATTCTTTGGTATAGATGACTAACAGATATTTAGTGAATTTTAGTGTATTGTCGAATGCAAATTGTTCTCGGTCAGCATGCAATTTGGCTGGCAGCTCAAAATAAGAATTATTA
The sequence above is drawn from the Reichenbachiella sp. genome and encodes:
- a CDS encoding NupC/NupG family nucleoside CNT transporter — encoded protein: MKKIFAVLSLIVALSGNVSAQNNYQADSISQISETVADEAIQEVEPTIIEAETSSSDKANILSLDGGQEEPSSIWTILRGLLGMAVLIFIAWVFSTDRKAISWKVVGAGLIIQLGLALSILHIPLVRGLFEIVGRVFTKILDFTKIGSEFLFRGFMDIESYGFVFALQILPTVIFFSAITSVLFYLGIIQRVVYALAWLMTKAMKLSGAESLSVAGNIFLGQTEAPLMIKAYLDRMNKSEMLLVMTGGMATVAGGVLAAYIGFLGGDDPVQRLLFAKHLLAASIMAAPGAVVISKVLIPQTENINENVEVSHVNVGSNLLDAMSNGTTEGLKLALNIGAMLLVFFAFLAMVNFGLGEVGSWFGLNEWIANATGGNYSALSFEFLFGYLFAPIMWLIGVASEDITLVGRLLGEKLIASEFVGYESLARLKGEGAFASSKSIIMSTYMLCGFANFASIGIQIGGIGGLAPSKRVLLSELGLRALLGGTLASLLSATIVGMLL
- a CDS encoding FecR family protein; this encodes MEEQLVKYFSGNLSRDEARKIEEWRSESDKNASEFLEYHLAWKFSNEQEVNKSAALNAVMNRIEAIEGANEELQGHGFKTYLKYAAIAVLGIGLMFFGKDKILDSGNQIAIEASENLEIITLPDGSVVTLSQNSVLTYNEKFDGETRNVDLQGKAFFDIRRDETKPFIVNTDKSKIEVLGTSFLVNTLAMNSSTEVIVKTGKVAVSKKKSKVANTVQLVAGEVGRLVEDAVGFEKSTIEDYNYLAWKTKLVEFEDQDLQSVLGTLEEVYGVKISVSNEKIHNCKVSAKFDNQPVESVLEILSRTFNLELTKSGTSQFSLSGEGCIVVQ